The sequence AGATATTTGGCCTAGATGCAAGTGCGATTGCCTTGCCAGAAGTCAAGGATTTTGGGGAACAGATGAGTCGCAATTTTGCAGCAGCCAAAGTACCTTTTGTCCCTTACGACCTGCGCCATGCCTATGCGATTCGAGGTACTGTAACCCATAGAGTTCCCTTGCCAGTGATCAGCAAAATGCTTGGACATTCACCGTCTCAACATCTGAATACCTACAATTACTGGATTTCTCAATCGCAGATAGATGATGTGATGCGATCGCCTCAATAACGATCGGCACAGAATCTATAGGCGGAATTCCTAGCTTGCCAGCGATCGCCACTATATATTTATTGCTGCCCCACGTTTTTCTGGTATTAAATCACCGACAAATTGGTAAGGAAGTTATCGAAAACGTAATTGCCAAGACTATGACCCACAGCCAGCCCATCGAGATCGGCGGAGAGGAAGTGGATGCCGCCATAAATGCGGCTCATACCAGCTTCATCGGCGGCATGACTGAAGCTCTGGAAAGAGCGCGTCGCCCCAGGTAAGCCTAGTGAACCAATGGTAAAATTCGCATTGTCACCAAAGAAATTAGAGAGGATAGCATCAGCAGCACCGCTAAACGTACTGTGCCCTGAGATGTATTCCGGGAAAGGTGGCGTGGCAATTAAGGAGTCCCAAGTCGGATCGGCGATGGTGGCGGGATTATTGTCGAGGTCGGCTTGACGGATGGCGGTAATCGGTCGCCAGGAGTTGTAAGTATACTTGGCATCCCAGGCCGCGATCGCGCTGTCAGCCATAGCCATATTCAGCAGAGCAAATAGACGTGCTTGTTCGGGCAAGGGAAGATCGCGTCGGTCGGCGACAACTGCGGCGATCTGGTTCCAATGACCTGGTGGAGTGTAGGTACCGGGTCCATCAGACCAGAAGAGGGCGATTTTGGTTTGCTCGGGAGTGCGGGAAGGACTGTTTTTGGCACCTAGATCTTTAACCTGATTGAACTCGGTGGCGTACTCAGCGCTGGTGAGGGCAGGGGTGCCCGAAGGGCGAAACTGCGAGCCGCTAGTCATGGCGAAGGGTTTGACCTGCGGCCACTGCGGTAGTAAAGCAGCTTGAAAAGTGGGTGGCGTGGGTTGCCATTTCCCCGGATCGCCGAGCGGGGCATAGGATATCTGTTGTTTGGAGCCGTCATTGCTACGAGCGGCAAGAATTTGGGAGGCGACGGTTTCGCCGAGCTTGATGCCATCGCTTTTGGCAAAGGATTCTGGGATGAGGTCGAGGGAATTCTGCCGAGCAGTATCAAAAGATATAGTTTGACCGGGGTAGAGATTGACTAGGACGCGATGGGCAGCAGATGTCACTGCTGCCTCCATCGACGTGCCTGCTGGGGTGCTGAGATTGGATAGATATGGCGTGGCGGTTTTGGTAATGGCATTGACGGCATCGAAAATGGCAGCGTGTTGCATGGCGAGATTGCGAGCGGCGATTGGGGGTGCGGTTTTATCGACACGGATGGCTTCGAGGGCGATTTTATTCCAGTCCAGGACGATATTGCTTTCTTTTTCAATGGCAGCGCGATCGCTATAACAGGCAGCAAAAATTGAAGAAGATGACATAGGCGTTCATTCGATTAGAGATAGAGATAATCTGGCAAAAACAGGTTTTTGTACCCTCATTTTGTGGCGTGTCTAAATATGGATATAAATACGATTGGATTGGATAATGGTCTGAATTACGATTTAGGGCAGATATCGAATCTGTTGCCGGATTTGAGTTATCTGGGGATGAGATCGCGGCAATTGCCCAGTCAGGCACCCGTGCAAAGTGAGGTGCTGGCGATCGCGAACGCAAATGCGAACCCGGCGGATGTGTCGGAGGCGATTTTGCGGAGAGCTATAGGAGTGACGGGTATCAAGGACTTCAATATCCGTACTGAGGGGAGAGTAATATTTAATGGGGGAGGGGATCTCGATGGCGAACCGCTGGATCTCAAGGACGACACGCACATCTACGCTCGAAGGGGCTTCAGTTTCAATAACACGCCCGTACTGCCAGTACAGCGAGATAGTGCGGGCAACCCAATCCGCGATGCCAACGGGCGGCAGGTTTTAGTTAAGGACGCGGTGGATGTATCGGCAGGGTTTACTGCAAATGCGCCCAACAATCCATACAGCAATCTGATTCCGCCGACAGTGATTCCGGCTGAAACTGTGGTTGTGACCAGCTATAGCGATGTCAGGAGTCAGGAGTTAAATGCCAGGCTTCCAGCGGGGACACCAACAGTGACATTTAATCCCCAGCAAAGTCCGATAAATAATGCCAGTCAATGGAATGCGGTTTTCCCGCCTGGGGGGACGAGCACAGTGCCAACCGTAGTAAGGATCGCCTCTGGTGGGTTAAACATTCCCGCAAACGTGCAGCTCCGCAATTNNNNNNNNNNNNNNNNNNNNNNNNNNNNNNNNNNNNNNNNNNNNNNNNNNNNNNNNNNNNNNNNNNNNNNNNNNNNNNNNNNNNNNNNNNNNNNNNNNNNTTCGATAGCACGCCCGTGGCAAATTATGTCGATATTCTGCCGAGTTTGAGCAATGGTGCGTTTACGTTGACGCAGGCGCAGATCGACCAAATTGCGGGGGCACTCTGAGCAATGGTCAGCATACGCTGAATCTGCTGGCAAAGGATAGCAGTGGCAGTC comes from Pseudanabaena sp. PCC 6802 and encodes:
- a CDS encoding vanadium-dependent haloperoxidase; amino-acid sequence: MSSSSIFAACYSDRAAIEKESNIVLDWNKIALEAIRVDKTAPPIAARNLAMQHAAIFDAVNAITKTATPYLSNLSTPAGTSMEAAVTSAAHRVLVNLYPGQTISFDTARQNSLDLIPESFAKSDGIKLGETVASQILAARSNDGSKQQISYAPLGDPGKWQPTPPTFQAALLPQWPQVKPFAMTSGSQFRPSGTPALTSAEYATEFNQVKDLGAKNSPSRTPEQTKIALFWSDGPGTYTPPGHWNQIAAVVADRRDLPLPEQARLFALLNMAMADSAIAAWDAKYTYNSWRPITAIRQADLDNNPATIADPTWDSLIATPPFPEYISGHSTFSGAADAILSNFFGDNANFTIGSLGLPGATRSFQSFSHAADEAGMSRIYGGIHFLSADLDGLAVGHSLGNYVFDNFLTNLSVI